A region from the Flavobacteriales bacterium genome encodes:
- a CDS encoding DUF2723 domain-containing protein — MQFKRINIITGWLVWLVATYVYVATIEPTASFWDCGEFLATANKLEVGHPPGAPLFMMIARIFSAFASPEDVPMTINILSALCSSFTILFLFWTITHLAYKLAVRKGDEDWSTGKLIAVMGSGIVGALAYTFSDSFWFSAVEAEVYSMSSLFTAAVFWAILKWESEADQPHHTRWLILICYLLGLSIGVQLLGLLVIPCIVLVYYFRRYTPTWKGFLITMLIGAVILGAIQAIIIPGVAKVAGWFELRFVNDFGLPFNTGNIVYGVLVVGLIVWGLWFTQKRGRVVANTIILGISVILLGYTSYAMTVVRSHANPPIDENNPENVFNLVSYLNREQYGDRPLLFGQFWESPMAPQNRWGDGTPVRTATWLVKKGTRTVKRFYDGWSADHYLQENPGLTVEHVYEVTDERKNSEPAYEQEFTMFFPRMYSPSGNHVGDYRSWADFPDMEELEAKLAEAKASGNRELIEHARERIADMQANGVRFRDPRTEETRMIYKPGQGENVRFFMDYQVNWMYWRYFLWNFAGRQNDIQGTSGGITEGNWLSGLDFVDEQRLGEQSTLPSSMKNNKAYNKLFFLPLILGLIGLVYQLTRNIRDWTVVLLLFFFTGLAIVIYLNQTPMQPRERDYAYVGSFYAFAIWIGLGVYALFDAARTIKRMELLYAVGAGLALVVLKYLAESVTGGDHSGSYSLLWITGVGGGAALLFHGMGMVMKNDTVVATLATLLCVLVPLQMLSVEWDDHNRAKRMPARDVASNYLNSCAPNAILFTNGDNDTFPLWYAQEVEGIRTDVRVVNLSLLNTDWYIDQMRRKAYESDPVPFKMAPEKYRQGTRDAVYLLPRDRKNPQTMDLRKAMAFVANDDNMQGQGGDKYAYFPTNRFSVPVDSAKVITNGTVSVADSARIADAMVWTVGKQALYKNHLMVLDLLANNNWERPVYFAVTTGPDSYINMQEWFRLEGLTYRVVPIQHRNTTPGQYGHVGTDIMLKNLDLFRWGNMDTEDPIYLDENILRMTMNMRMQMSALADALTTEGRKAEAIKVLDMAFEHMPERNVPYDRVILPLIEGYYDAGAADKANKLAERLFAIMDENMQWQLSLDQSHYDQLGQETMITRAVMDRLVDNVERFGNDAALLEKLKARMTEVNADYNVKNGLPANLDLNQQQQAPRPTSKIKL, encoded by the coding sequence ATGCAGTTCAAGAGGATCAACATCATCACCGGCTGGCTCGTCTGGCTGGTGGCCACCTATGTCTATGTAGCCACCATCGAGCCGACGGCCAGTTTCTGGGATTGCGGCGAGTTCCTGGCCACGGCCAACAAGCTGGAGGTGGGCCACCCTCCGGGGGCGCCCCTGTTCATGATGATCGCACGGATCTTCAGTGCGTTCGCCAGCCCGGAGGATGTGCCGATGACCATCAACATCCTAAGCGCGCTGTGCAGCTCGTTCACCATCCTGTTCCTCTTCTGGACCATTACTCACCTGGCGTACAAGCTGGCGGTGCGTAAGGGCGACGAGGATTGGAGCACCGGCAAGCTCATCGCCGTGATGGGCAGCGGTATTGTGGGCGCCCTGGCCTACACGTTCAGTGATTCGTTCTGGTTCAGTGCGGTGGAGGCGGAGGTGTACTCCATGTCCTCGCTGTTCACGGCCGCGGTGTTCTGGGCCATCCTCAAGTGGGAAAGCGAGGCCGATCAGCCCCACCACACGCGCTGGCTCATCCTCATCTGCTACCTGCTGGGCCTCAGCATCGGCGTGCAGCTGCTGGGTTTGCTCGTGATCCCGTGCATTGTGCTGGTGTACTACTTCCGGCGCTACACACCTACGTGGAAGGGCTTCCTCATCACCATGCTCATCGGCGCGGTGATCTTGGGGGCCATCCAGGCCATCATCATACCGGGCGTGGCCAAGGTGGCCGGTTGGTTCGAGCTGCGCTTTGTCAACGATTTCGGCCTACCGTTCAACACCGGCAACATCGTTTACGGGGTACTGGTGGTGGGTCTCATCGTTTGGGGCCTGTGGTTCACGCAGAAGCGTGGCCGGGTGGTAGCAAACACCATCATACTTGGCATCAGCGTGATCCTACTGGGCTACACGAGCTACGCCATGACGGTGGTGCGCAGCCATGCCAACCCGCCGATCGACGAGAACAACCCGGAGAACGTCTTCAACCTGGTCAGCTACCTCAACCGCGAGCAGTACGGCGACCGGCCACTGCTCTTCGGCCAGTTCTGGGAAAGCCCCATGGCGCCGCAGAACCGCTGGGGCGATGGCACACCGGTGCGCACCGCCACCTGGTTGGTGAAGAAGGGCACCCGCACCGTGAAGCGCTTCTACGACGGCTGGAGCGCCGACCACTACCTGCAGGAGAACCCGGGCCTCACCGTGGAGCACGTCTATGAGGTGACCGACGAACGCAAGAACAGCGAACCGGCCTATGAGCAGGAGTTCACCATGTTCTTCCCGCGCATGTACAGCCCCAGTGGCAACCACGTGGGCGACTACCGCAGTTGGGCCGACTTCCCCGACATGGAGGAGTTGGAAGCGAAACTGGCCGAGGCGAAGGCGAGCGGCAACCGCGAACTGATCGAACACGCCCGCGAGCGCATCGCCGATATGCAAGCGAACGGTGTGCGCTTCCGCGATCCACGCACGGAGGAAACCCGCATGATCTACAAGCCCGGACAGGGCGAGAACGTCCGGTTTTTCATGGACTACCAGGTGAACTGGATGTACTGGCGCTACTTCCTCTGGAACTTCGCCGGAAGGCAGAACGACATCCAGGGCACCAGCGGCGGCATCACCGAAGGAAACTGGCTCAGCGGCCTCGACTTTGTTGACGAACAACGACTGGGCGAGCAGAGCACCCTGCCCAGCAGCATGAAGAACAACAAGGCCTACAACAAGCTCTTCTTCCTGCCGCTCATCCTTGGTCTCATCGGTCTGGTGTACCAGCTCACGCGCAACATCCGCGACTGGACGGTGGTACTGCTGCTGTTCTTCTTCACCGGCCTGGCCATCGTCATCTACCTGAACCAGACGCCCATGCAGCCGCGCGAGCGGGACTACGCCTACGTGGGTTCCTTCTACGCCTTCGCCATCTGGATCGGCCTGGGCGTGTATGCGCTCTTCGACGCGGCGCGCACCATCAAACGCATGGAGCTGCTCTATGCCGTTGGCGCAGGCCTGGCGTTGGTGGTGCTGAAGTACTTGGCGGAAAGTGTCACCGGAGGCGACCACAGCGGCAGCTACAGCTTGTTATGGATCACTGGCGTGGGTGGCGGTGCTGCACTGCTCTTCCACGGCATGGGCATGGTGATGAAGAACGACACGGTGGTGGCGACACTGGCCACGCTGCTGTGCGTGCTGGTGCCGCTGCAGATGCTGAGCGTTGAATGGGACGACCACAACCGCGCCAAGCGCATGCCGGCGCGCGATGTGGCCAGCAACTACCTGAACAGCTGCGCGCCCAACGCCATCCTCTTCACCAACGGGGATAACGACACCTTCCCGCTGTGGTACGCCCAGGAGGTCGAAGGCATCCGCACCGATGTGCGCGTGGTGAACCTGAGCCTGCTCAACACCGATTGGTACATCGACCAGATGCGCCGCAAAGCCTATGAGAGCGACCCCGTGCCGTTCAAGATGGCGCCGGAGAAATACCGCCAGGGCACCCGCGATGCCGTGTACCTGTTGCCGCGCGACCGCAAGAACCCGCAGACCATGGACCTGCGCAAGGCCATGGCCTTCGTGGCCAACGACGATAACATGCAAGGGCAGGGCGGCGACAAGTACGCCTACTTCCCCACCAATCGCTTCAGCGTTCCGGTGGACAGCGCCAAGGTGATCACCAACGGCACCGTGAGCGTGGCCGACAGTGCGCGCATTGCCGATGCCATGGTGTGGACCGTTGGTAAGCAGGCCCTTTACAAGAACCACTTGATGGTGCTGGACCTACTGGCCAACAACAATTGGGAACGCCCGGTGTACTTCGCCGTCACCACCGGCCCGGACAGCTACATCAACATGCAGGAGTGGTTCCGCCTGGAGGGCCTCACTTACCGTGTGGTGCCCATCCAGCACAGGAATACCACGCCGGGCCAGTACGGCCATGTGGGCACGGACATCATGCTGAAGAACCTCGACCTGTTCCGCTGGGGCAACATGGACACCGAGGATCCGATCTACTTGGACGAGAATATCCTGCGCATGACCATGAACATGCGGATGCAGATGAGCGCGCTGGCCGATGCCCTGACCACCGAGGGGCGCAAGGCTGAAGCCATCAAGGTGCTGGACATGGCCTTCGAGCATATGCCCGAGCGCAACGTGCCCTACGACCGTGTGATCCTGCCGCTCATCGAAGGCTACTACGATGCTGGTGCAGCGGACAAGGCGAACAAGCTCGCCGAGCGCCTCTTCGCCATCATGGACGAGAACATGCAGTGGCAGCTCTCGCTCGACCAGTCGCATTACGACCAGCTCGGCCAGGAAACGATGATCACGCGCGCCGTGATGGACCGTCTGGTGGACAACGTGGAGCGCTTCGGCAACGATGCCGCCCTGCTGGAGAAGCTGAAGGCCCGAATGACCGAGGTGAACGCCGACTACAACGTGAAGAACGGCCTGCCCGCCAACCTGGACCTGAACCAGCAACAGCAGGCGCCACGTCCCACGTCGAAGATCAAGCTGTGA
- a CDS encoding LD-carboxypeptidase: MSSLVRPPYLQPGDTIAIVPTARAIEQEELQDGIALAERWGLKVRLGQGIGRKHFQQAGTAEERAADLQAAIDDPAVKAIWCARGGYGTVHLLEHLRFDALLTQPKWLVGFSDITVLHNALHNLGVCSLHAQMPFMVGAKTPETRETLRKALFGEDYAITTPAHAFNRNGEATGVLIGGNLSVLCSLRGTSYDIDPRGKILLLEDLDELLYHLDRMVMNLQVGGWFSGLAGLVLGHMIKMHDLKETDPFGQHAEEIISRAIGNTSYPVCFNFPADHDADNRALVLGQKTKLSVTSEGATLSYASSFPTGEGRDRV, encoded by the coding sequence ATGAGCAGCCTCGTCCGTCCGCCTTACCTGCAGCCCGGCGACACCATCGCCATTGTTCCCACGGCGCGCGCCATCGAGCAGGAAGAACTTCAGGATGGCATCGCGCTGGCCGAGCGCTGGGGGCTCAAGGTGCGCCTGGGGCAAGGCATTGGCCGCAAACACTTCCAACAGGCCGGTACCGCTGAAGAGCGCGCGGCGGACCTGCAAGCCGCCATCGATGATCCGGCGGTGAAAGCGATCTGGTGCGCGCGCGGCGGTTATGGCACGGTGCACTTGTTGGAGCATCTGCGTTTTGATGCTTTGCTGACGCAACCGAAGTGGCTGGTCGGCTTCAGCGACATCACCGTGCTGCACAATGCGCTGCACAACCTCGGCGTGTGCTCACTGCACGCGCAAATGCCTTTCATGGTGGGCGCAAAGACCCCTGAAACGCGGGAGACATTGCGCAAGGCGCTCTTCGGCGAGGACTACGCCATCACCACCCCGGCGCACGCTTTCAACAGGAACGGGGAAGCCACGGGCGTGCTCATCGGCGGCAATCTCTCCGTGCTCTGCTCACTGCGCGGCACATCATACGACATCGATCCGCGTGGTAAGATCCTGCTTCTTGAAGACCTCGATGAGCTGCTCTACCACCTGGACCGCATGGTGATGAACCTGCAGGTCGGCGGCTGGTTCAGCGGGCTTGCCGGTCTGGTGCTCGGTCACATGATCAAGATGCACGACCTGAAAGAAACCGATCCCTTCGGGCAGCATGCGGAAGAGATCATCTCCCGCGCGATCGGCAATACCTCGTATCCCGTCTGTTTCAATTTCCCCGCCGACCACGACGCCGACAATCGCGCACTGGTGCTGGGCCAAAAGACGAAGCTCAGCGTCACCTCGGAAGGTGCAACGCTGAGCTATGCGTCCTCCTTCCCCACCGGGGAAGGCCGGGATAGGGTCTAG
- a CDS encoding zinc-dependent peptidase — MEQVVVGIAVVGLLALVVGFLYLFFGELVGAIGILAHTALPIAEKDRVLLEQWSRYYGRLSEKDREEFARRVKEFIYDKHWVGKDVRLTREMRVRVSAIAVQVTYGLGDLLLIHFGNIVIHPDAFHDRRSGAKFKGATYLRRGTIMLSWKHFTEGDADHTDAIHLGLHEFAHALWLEHAIPNEEDDYFDVQALNDWNRMAHTEMAMISAGESRLFRRYAGTNEAEYFACAVEYFFEQAVAFKEKMPAEYAVMCRLLKQDPAGVIPQPLSKGDE, encoded by the coding sequence ATGGAACAGGTGGTGGTCGGTATCGCTGTGGTCGGTCTTCTGGCCCTCGTTGTGGGTTTCCTGTATTTGTTCTTCGGTGAGCTCGTCGGTGCCATCGGCATCTTGGCGCACACGGCCTTGCCCATTGCGGAGAAGGACAGGGTGCTGCTGGAGCAATGGTCGAGGTACTACGGCCGACTGAGCGAGAAGGACCGTGAGGAGTTCGCGCGGCGCGTGAAGGAGTTCATCTATGACAAGCACTGGGTGGGGAAGGACGTGCGCTTGACGCGGGAGATGCGGGTGCGCGTTTCGGCCATTGCGGTGCAAGTGACCTACGGCCTGGGCGACCTGCTACTGATCCACTTCGGCAACATCGTCATTCATCCCGATGCTTTCCACGACAGGCGGTCCGGAGCGAAGTTCAAAGGCGCTACATACTTGCGCCGCGGAACGATCATGCTTTCTTGGAAGCACTTCACCGAAGGCGATGCCGATCACACCGATGCGATCCACTTGGGACTGCACGAATTCGCGCACGCGCTCTGGCTGGAACATGCCATACCCAACGAAGAGGACGACTACTTCGATGTGCAGGCCCTGAACGACTGGAACCGGATGGCCCACACAGAAATGGCCATGATCAGCGCCGGCGAGAGCCGCCTCTTCCGGCGTTATGCAGGAACCAACGAGGCCGAGTACTTCGCCTGTGCCGTGGAGTACTTCTTCGAGCAGGCCGTAGCCTTCAAAGAGAAAATGCCAGCCGAATACGCGGTGATGTGCAGGTTGCTCAAGCAGGATCCGGCGGGTGTCATCCCCCAACCCCTTTCCAAGGGGGACGAGTAA
- a CDS encoding DUF4412 domain-containing protein, translating into MQAILRSLTALTFGTALAFTASAQAFEGTIEFTKTTGPVVTNYKYYVKGDHVRIEEINSRGEVQGIMLVDTKDRTVYALSPERKLYMDVPNMRLPKDVKTEVKKTGEMRDMAGYKCEKWVVKSTAEDRNITYWVAADEFNFFIPLLETLNRKDEQAVFFLEIDGAAGVFPLLGVEQKLDGSEVSKLEVTKVTKGVQKPALFEIPGDYNKFERN; encoded by the coding sequence ATGCAAGCCATCCTCCGCAGCCTCACCGCCCTGACTTTCGGCACCGCCTTGGCCTTCACCGCTTCGGCCCAAGCCTTCGAGGGCACCATCGAATTCACGAAGACCACCGGTCCCGTGGTCACCAATTACAAGTACTACGTGAAGGGCGACCACGTGCGCATCGAGGAGATCAACTCGCGCGGTGAGGTGCAGGGCATCATGCTCGTGGACACCAAGGACCGCACAGTGTACGCGTTGAGCCCGGAGCGAAAACTGTACATGGATGTTCCGAACATGCGCCTGCCCAAGGACGTGAAGACCGAGGTGAAGAAGACCGGCGAAATGCGCGACATGGCCGGTTACAAGTGCGAGAAGTGGGTGGTGAAGAGCACAGCGGAGGACCGCAACATCACCTATTGGGTTGCCGCCGACGAGTTCAACTTCTTCATTCCACTTTTGGAAACACTGAACCGCAAGGACGAGCAGGCCGTGTTCTTCCTGGAGATCGACGGTGCCGCCGGTGTGTTCCCGTTGCTGGGCGTAGAGCAGAAGCTCGACGGCAGCGAGGTGAGCAAACTGGAAGTGACCAAGGTGACCAAGGGCGTGCAGAAACCCGCACTGTTCGAGATCCCGGGCGATTACAACAAGTTCGAGCGCAACTAG
- a CDS encoding DUF1572 family protein: MDTWPHEHMIALFPLFKYYKQLGDKAMAQVGDADLHRLLVNEGNSIAIIVRHMAGNMRSRFTDFLTSDGEKPWRDRDSEFEDAGQDRAALLKDWESGWACFFSAVEPLTEADLSHTVYIRNEGHTVEEALHRQLAHYAYDVGQIVLLARAFAGDGWTTLSIPRNASTQFNTQKFAQPKERKHFTDDNKS, translated from the coding sequence ATGGACACATGGCCACATGAACACATGATCGCTCTTTTCCCGCTCTTCAAATACTACAAACAGCTCGGCGACAAAGCCATGGCCCAAGTGGGCGATGCGGACCTGCACCGCTTGCTGGTGAACGAGGGCAACAGCATCGCCATCATCGTGCGGCACATGGCGGGCAACATGCGCTCGCGCTTCACGGACTTCCTCACCAGCGACGGCGAGAAACCCTGGCGCGACCGCGACAGTGAGTTCGAGGACGCTGGTCAGGACCGCGCAGCACTCTTGAAGGATTGGGAAAGCGGCTGGGCCTGCTTTTTCTCAGCGGTGGAGCCGCTCACCGAGGCCGACCTGTCGCATACGGTGTACATCCGCAACGAAGGCCACACGGTGGAAGAAGCGCTGCACCGCCAGCTGGCGCACTACGCCTACGACGTTGGCCAGATCGTTCTGCTCGCTCGCGCATTTGCCGGCGATGGATGGACCACCTTGAGCATACCGCGCAACGCCAGCACGCAGTTCAACACGCAGAAGTTCGCGCAGCCGAAGGAGCGGAAGCACTTCACGGACGATAACAAGAGCTGA
- a CDS encoding M48 family metallopeptidase, translating to MHEPATTELYDGLTTRPATFTWLSPTIMEVRAGNEAHQWNVRDKQFSWDAGEHHLRLTHGVRSLIVKEPTAQRLLIAHLKQHSRGSKTSGATPILLSRAALMFLLFIGALVAAYIWLMPIVAEWLAMRLPRSVDDQLGEASWASMEPTMEFDTARTARLQRFGDALAISPDHALKYHVVNDAQVNAFALPGGHIVVYTGLLNELDSAAELAALLAHEGTHVQERHTTRTMVRQFASSFFISLIVGDAGALGDIAAAKGDELRGLSYSRDLEQEADDIGMQRMHANGVDPHGMIDLLNELKGAHGSDAEPPAFLSSHPLTDDRIGNATARSAALGQPTKPNAVLEGLFAALMVK from the coding sequence ATGCACGAACCAGCCACCACCGAACTGTACGACGGTCTCACCACCCGCCCGGCCACGTTCACTTGGCTCTCGCCCACCATCATGGAAGTGCGCGCCGGCAACGAGGCTCACCAATGGAACGTGCGCGACAAGCAGTTCAGCTGGGATGCCGGGGAACACCACCTGCGGCTTACCCACGGGGTACGCTCCCTCATCGTGAAGGAGCCAACGGCGCAGCGCCTGCTCATCGCGCATTTGAAGCAGCACAGCCGGGGCAGCAAAACGAGCGGCGCCACCCCCATTCTGCTCAGCCGCGCGGCGCTCATGTTCCTGCTCTTCATCGGTGCACTGGTCGCGGCTTACATCTGGCTGATGCCCATAGTGGCCGAGTGGTTGGCCATGCGCCTGCCGCGCTCGGTGGACGACCAGCTCGGAGAGGCGTCCTGGGCCTCGATGGAGCCCACCATGGAATTCGACACGGCGCGCACGGCACGGCTGCAACGCTTCGGTGATGCGCTGGCCATCAGTCCGGACCACGCACTGAAATACCACGTGGTGAACGATGCCCAGGTGAACGCTTTTGCGCTGCCGGGCGGGCACATCGTGGTGTACACCGGCTTGCTCAACGAACTGGACAGCGCCGCCGAACTGGCCGCGCTGCTGGCGCACGAGGGCACGCATGTGCAGGAGCGCCACACCACACGCACCATGGTGCGGCAGTTCGCCAGTTCGTTCTTCATCTCGCTCATCGTGGGCGATGCCGGCGCTCTCGGAGACATCGCGGCGGCCAAGGGCGACGAGCTGCGCGGCCTCAGCTACTCGCGCGACCTGGAGCAGGAAGCGGACGATATCGGTATGCAACGCATGCACGCCAACGGCGTTGATCCGCACGGCATGATCGATCTGCTCAACGAACTCAAGGGCGCGCACGGGTCGGATGCGGAACCTCCCGCCTTCCTCAGCAGCCACCCGCTCACTGACGATCGCATCGGGAATGCCACGGCTCGCAGCGCAGCACTGGGCCAGCCCACCAAGCCGAACGCGGTGTTGGAGGGGTTGTTCGCGGCGCTGATGGTGAAGTGA
- the metG gene encoding methionine--tRNA ligase → MPRVPDTVKEIKRTTVTAALPYANGPLHIGHIAGAYLPADIYVRCLRARGKEVLFICGSDEHGAAITIRALKEGTTPRAIVDKYHAMMGKAFTDFGIHFDIYHRTSSELHHKTSQDFFLQLHKNGAFTEQEEQQYYDEEAKQFLADRYIKGTCPVCANPDAYGDQCEKCGTALSPKELKDVRSTLSGSAPVLKPTRHWYLPMDRAQQWVEEWINTGMLDGEHQHDAGEWKPQVLGQCNSWLKEGLRPRAMTRDLDWGVPVPLPNADGKVLYVWLDAPIGYISATKQWAADNGVEWEKWWKNDDTRLLHFIGKDNIVFHCIIFPILLKMHGGFVLPQNVPANEFLNLEGQKLSTSRNWAVWLHDYIERWPGRQDELRYALASILPEFKDSEFTWKDFQDKNNNELVSILGNFVQRVFVLCNKYYDGKVPEPSSAYANSGEKERDLALWAELNALPAKVADEVDRFRFRDAMASAMQVARLGNKYLTDTEPWKLEKTDPARVRTILFNSLRICAALTVVLDPFLPFTTAKLRGMLGLGAIRWDDALKADLVKAGAPLGKPEHLFKPIDDAAIAMEVERLHANKPMEQPAAVPSAPTTTEVKPNIPFDQFGALDLRIGTITAAEKVAKADKLLKLTIDIGEASPRTVVSGIALYYAPEQLPGQQVLLLCNLEPRKLKGIESQGMVLMAEDAEGNLRFVQPGERMPAGSGVR, encoded by the coding sequence ATGCCGCGAGTTCCCGACACAGTGAAGGAGATAAAACGGACCACGGTCACTGCCGCGTTGCCCTACGCGAACGGGCCCTTGCACATCGGCCACATCGCAGGCGCCTACCTGCCTGCGGACATTTACGTGCGCTGCCTGCGGGCCCGTGGCAAAGAGGTGCTCTTCATCTGCGGCAGCGACGAGCACGGCGCGGCCATCACCATCCGTGCGCTCAAGGAAGGCACCACCCCGCGCGCCATCGTGGACAAGTACCACGCGATGATGGGAAAGGCCTTCACGGACTTCGGCATCCACTTCGACATCTACCACCGTACCAGTAGCGAACTGCACCACAAGACCAGTCAGGACTTCTTCCTGCAATTGCACAAGAACGGTGCGTTCACCGAGCAAGAGGAACAACAGTACTACGACGAGGAGGCGAAACAATTCCTGGCCGATCGGTACATCAAAGGCACATGCCCTGTGTGTGCCAACCCCGATGCCTACGGCGACCAGTGCGAGAAGTGCGGAACAGCCCTCAGCCCGAAGGAACTGAAGGACGTGCGCAGCACACTGAGCGGGAGTGCACCGGTACTGAAGCCCACCAGGCACTGGTACTTGCCCATGGACCGGGCCCAGCAATGGGTGGAGGAGTGGATCAACACCGGCATGCTCGATGGTGAGCATCAGCACGATGCCGGTGAATGGAAACCCCAAGTGCTCGGCCAATGCAACAGCTGGTTGAAAGAAGGCCTGCGCCCGCGCGCCATGACCCGCGATCTCGACTGGGGCGTGCCCGTGCCCTTGCCGAATGCCGATGGCAAAGTCCTTTACGTGTGGCTCGATGCGCCCATCGGATACATCAGTGCAACAAAGCAGTGGGCAGCCGACAATGGCGTTGAATGGGAGAAGTGGTGGAAGAACGACGACACACGCCTGTTGCACTTCATCGGCAAGGACAACATCGTTTTCCACTGCATCATCTTCCCCATCCTGCTGAAGATGCACGGCGGTTTCGTGCTGCCGCAGAACGTTCCGGCCAATGAGTTCCTCAACCTCGAAGGACAGAAGCTGAGCACCAGCCGCAACTGGGCGGTTTGGCTGCACGACTACATCGAACGCTGGCCCGGGCGCCAGGACGAACTGCGCTACGCGTTGGCCTCCATCCTGCCGGAGTTCAAGGACAGCGAGTTCACTTGGAAGGATTTCCAGGACAAGAACAACAACGAGCTCGTCAGTATCCTGGGCAATTTCGTGCAGCGCGTGTTCGTGCTGTGCAACAAGTACTACGACGGCAAGGTGCCCGAGCCTTCCAGTGCCTATGCGAACAGTGGTGAGAAGGAGCGCGACTTGGCGTTGTGGGCCGAGCTGAACGCGTTGCCCGCGAAAGTCGCCGACGAAGTGGACCGCTTCCGTTTCCGCGATGCGATGGCCAGCGCGATGCAAGTGGCGCGCCTCGGCAACAAATACCTCACCGACACCGAGCCGTGGAAGCTGGAGAAGACCGATCCTGCTCGCGTGCGCACCATCCTGTTCAACAGCCTGCGCATCTGTGCGGCGCTCACTGTCGTGCTTGATCCGTTCCTGCCCTTCACCACCGCCAAACTGCGTGGCATGCTGGGTCTGGGCGCCATCAGGTGGGACGACGCGCTCAAAGCCGACCTTGTGAAGGCCGGTGCCCCGCTCGGCAAGCCCGAGCATCTCTTCAAACCGATCGATGACGCGGCCATAGCAATGGAAGTCGAACGCCTTCACGCCAACAAGCCGATGGAACAACCCGCTGCCGTCCCCTCCGCGCCAACGACAACCGAGGTGAAACCGAACATTCCCTTCGACCAGTTCGGCGCGCTCGATCTGCGCATCGGCACCATCACAGCAGCGGAGAAGGTCGCGAAGGCCGACAAGCTCCTGAAGTTGACCATCGACATCGGTGAAGCCTCACCGCGCACCGTGGTCAGTGGCATCGCACTGTACTACGCTCCCGAGCAACTGCCCGGCCAGCAAGTGCTATTGCTGTGCAACCTGGAGCCGCGCAAGTTGAAGGGCATCGAGAGCCAAGGCATGGTGCTGATGGCCGAAGACGCCGAAGGGAACCTACGCTTCGTGCAGCCGGGTGAACGGATGCCCGCTGGCAGTGGTGTGCGTTAG
- a CDS encoding YraN family protein encodes MAEHLDTGAGGEQLACRYLEGKGFRILERNWRSGQNELDIICTNGRFLVVVEVKTRRSSKWGEPEMAVNKAKRTGIMRATQNYLNKTGNELEVRYDIVSVTLGPGDPQIEHIPDAFYPTLK; translated from the coding sequence ATGGCTGAACACTTGGACACGGGCGCTGGCGGTGAGCAACTGGCATGCCGCTACTTGGAGGGCAAGGGGTTCCGCATCTTGGAGCGCAACTGGCGCAGTGGGCAGAACGAGCTGGACATCATCTGCACCAACGGGCGTTTCCTGGTGGTGGTGGAGGTGAAGACGCGCCGCAGCAGCAAGTGGGGCGAACCCGAAATGGCCGTGAACAAGGCCAAGCGCACTGGTATCATGCGCGCCACACAGAACTACTTGAACAAGACCGGCAATGAACTGGAGGTGCGCTACGACATCGTGAGCGTGACCCTGGGCCCCGGCGACCCGCAGATCGAACACATCCCCGACGCTTTCTATCCCACACTGAAATGA